GTTAAATAAACGCCGTTAAAATATAAAATCTTTTTATTGCCGTAAATATCTATTAGTACGGGATGAAAATGTTTATTGACATAATTTATGACGCTTTTGCGGCTAAATACATGTTTGTCCATTCTGATGCAGTATGCGCAGGTAGGAAAATAAAAGTGCAGTAAAAAAACTTTCTTATGCAGTTTATTATTTTTTATTGCAGCGGTAAGACTTTCCCATTTTATCGTTCCCGAATTGTTTTGACCGCCGGCATAAGCATTAACGGGCGATAAAAAAGCCGACGCCGATAAAAAAAATATTGCCGGCAACAATAATAATAATACCGAATAAACCAGCCATCTGTTTTGATATTTTTTTTTCATTATTTTCTCTATTTTGAATATATAAATATTTGAATATAATTATATTTTAATTTATAAAATAATAATATAATAAAACTTTATTATTATTGTATCATATAATCGTTAATTATCAATAGTAAGTTTTTTTATTTTTAATCATTTAAAATTTGCCAATAATATATTGCGAAATAGCTTCAAAATTGCCGGTAATAGTTAGTATCCCCATCAGTATCAAAAAAATACCGGAAATTTTGGAAAATAAATTAAGATGGGATTTAATTTTTTTAAAAAAAGCAATAAAATAAGTAATAAATATGCCCGTTAATATAAACGGTATTCCCAGCCCTATGCTGAATACGGACAAAAGTTCGGTTGACTTTGCGAGAGAAGCGCCCATAGACGTATAAAGAAGAATAGATGCAAGGATAGG
Above is a window of Candidatus Acidulodesulfobacterium acidiphilum DNA encoding:
- a CDS encoding DUF255 domain-containing protein gives rise to the protein MKKKYQNRWLVYSVLLLLLPAIFFLSASAFLSPVNAYAGGQNNSGTIKWESLTAAIKNNKLHKKVFLLHFYFPTCAYCIRMDKHVFSRKSVINYVNKHFHPVLIDIYGNKKILYFNGVYLTEKQLAAKLNITGVPTEIFYTPYYKKIFLLPGYWKKSDFMLVSRWIASGRYKIESLRKFSQNYNK